The following proteins come from a genomic window of Miscanthus floridulus cultivar M001 chromosome 2, ASM1932011v1, whole genome shotgun sequence:
- the LOC136538518 gene encoding uncharacterized protein isoform X2, which produces MSDEKRSERNKKRHERYKMNNQGRVDSHNNEAVHSTDGNTTNGMDENSDKLHMHSTNNGNTTNEMDENSDRLHRQSTYSNGLQQLSGSGYAPSPINQLVMCPNERKRDRDRARYAAIATEQRALQNKR; this is translated from the exons ATGTCTGATGAAAAGAGGAGTGAAAGAAACAAGAAACGTCATGAGAGGTATAAGATGAATAACCAAGGTCGTGTTGATTCCCATAACAATGAGGCTGTTCATTCAACAG ATGGGAATACAACAAATGGAATGGACGAAAATAGTGACAAACTCCATATGCACTCAACCAACA ATGGGAATACAACAAATGAAATGGACGAAAACAGTGACCGGCTCCATAGGCAATCAACTTATAGTAATGGCTTGCAACAATTATCAG GTTCAGGATATGCACCCAGTCCCATCAACCAGCTTGTCATGTGTCCAAATGAGCGTAAGCGTGATCGTGACAGAGCACGATATGCTGCAATAGCTACTGAACAAAGGGCGCTACAGAATAAGAGATGA
- the LOC136538518 gene encoding uncharacterized protein isoform X1, translated as MSDEKRSERNKKRHERYKMNNQGRVDSHNNEAVHSTDGNTTNGMDENSDKLHMHSTNSNGANELLDGNTTNEMDENSDRLHRQSTYSNGLQQLSGSGYAPSPINQLVMCPNERKRDRDRARYAAIATEQRALQNKR; from the exons ATGTCTGATGAAAAGAGGAGTGAAAGAAACAAGAAACGTCATGAGAGGTATAAGATGAATAACCAAGGTCGTGTTGATTCCCATAACAATGAGGCTGTTCATTCAACAG ATGGGAATACAACAAATGGAATGGACGAAAATAGTGACAAACTCCATATGCACTCAACCAACAGTAATGGCGCCAATGAATTATTAG ATGGGAATACAACAAATGAAATGGACGAAAACAGTGACCGGCTCCATAGGCAATCAACTTATAGTAATGGCTTGCAACAATTATCAG GTTCAGGATATGCACCCAGTCCCATCAACCAGCTTGTCATGTGTCCAAATGAGCGTAAGCGTGATCGTGACAGAGCACGATATGCTGCAATAGCTACTGAACAAAGGGCGCTACAGAATAAGAGATGA